In Aedes albopictus strain Foshan chromosome 3, AalbF5, whole genome shotgun sequence, the following are encoded in one genomic region:
- the LOC109415846 gene encoding uncharacterized protein LOC109415846 has product MSDKRRPNHYWLMNPWYNQKYIKKFCSVVSDTIPDITDENNLVDPPEEGNSSYSVTSEMELEFQDYQLNDSNECYENPDSQSEHSCSIACDASETAMDFEDESNERTMEWVR; this is encoded by the exons ATGAGCGATAAGCGGAGACCCAATCATTATTGGTTAATGAATCCGTGGTACAACCAGAAATACATAAAAAAG TTTTGTTCCGTTGTTTCAGATACTATTCCAGATATTACCGATGAAAACAATTTAGTTGATCCACCAGAAGAAGGCAACAGTTCCTATTCAGTAACATCAGAAATGGAGCTCGAATTTCAGGATTATCAACTAAATGATTCCAATGAATGCTATGAAAACCCAGATTCACAATCTGAGCATAGCTGTTCAATTGCATGTGATGCATCGGAAACCGCCATGGATTTTGAAGATGAGAGCAATGAAAGAACGATGGAATGGGTAAGATGA
- the LOC134290078 gene encoding uncharacterized protein LOC134290078 yields the protein MFSLNVNRIKYFLYLLTVCVCGQQPKIDQLKQQNDSLVSENKKLKCSNDKMTNRCLTLTDALNAKVLGKPHDENFTEVDGYPDKIKLKKFSEVAGSRDYIFVKLLLLDIFTDGLKNKTLTGRVTNNPNGRKGGERVHVDESTEKDRLEPAKVKYIEERFVEHRCYQGDTAAVAGVKIEQCRELIARVLVYYGKK from the exons ATGTTTAGTTTAAATGTTAATCGcataaaatattttctatatttgtTGACAGTTTGTGTATGCGGGCAGCAACCTAAGATCGACCAACTTAAGCAGCAGAATGATAGTTTGGTTTCGGAAAACAAGAAATTGAAATGTTCAAATGACAAAATGACAAACCGATGCCTGACCCTAACGGATGCACTGAACGCAAAAGTATTGGGCAAACCGCACGATGAAAATTTCACTGAGGTGGACGGATATCCTGATAAAATTaagctgaagaaattttctgaagttgCCGGTAGTCGGGATTACATTTTTGTCAAACTACTGCTGTTGGACATCTTCACGGACGGTCTGAAAAATAAGACTCTCACAGGTCGTGTAACCAACAACCCGAATGGACGAAAAGGAGGCGAACGGGTTCATGTTGACGAGTCAACAGAAAAAGATCGTCTCGAACCTGCAAAAGTTAAATATATCGAAG AGCGTTTCGTTGAGCACCGCTGCTACCAAGGCGATACGGCGGCTGTGGCTGGAGTGAAAATTGAACAGTGCCGCGAACTGATCGCACGAGTTCTCGTCTACTACGGAAAGAAATGA